The genome window ctctttttgattaatatactttctttttacttatcaaaaaattaatttcatggaGAAACAAGTAGGATTTCTCTGCAACTCTTCTGACTCCTCTCCATCCCATTTGAAGGGCAATAATTAATCAAAcacttaggctatgtttggtttccagaaaatttgagggaaaatgcgagggaaagaaaatacaaaggaaaagtagaaggaaagaaaaagtgaaggaaaataaaaaaatagattaaaagttgataaattattttttttgttacttcaaactcattttatttattttaactcatcaatataaagattaaataattaaaaaatacataagtttttaattaattttaattatatttgattttctttgatatttttcataggacaaccaaacatgagaaaatcattttccttagcattttttttctttcctttgtactttccgagaaccaaacatagccttaagctTCCAAAGTTCCTTATTGAAATGAAACATAGAGGAGGATCTCCTCTTTTCATtaaattctaagctttgccttTTTTCAAAGCCTCCAACTTTCTAAACACGGTTGCAATTTCCTTTTCATGCCTCTCTATTGGCATACCCACAAAACTACTAAATGCATCCAACATGATGAAGGTCAAATCAAAGATGCcctcctcacctaacataacGAAATCGAGATTATAGCTTCCTTAGTCCATCTCCACACTACTCTTAACTCAGACCTAAGCCCTAGCCATTTTGTcaaactatttcaaaaaatccacCAACACCTCCTCACAGGAGACCATCCACAAAGGACCAATTTTTCCACCAATGCAAAAGACTGACCAACCCGGCCCCTCCATGGAACCAAACATTTTCCTATCTCCATGTCAACAACTCTCCAAAGCACTTTCTCCACTATACCTCATTTTTTGAAATGAAATGTTTTTGCCACTTAAAATTAAACCAGAAATTTGAGGAAGAATGTAGATCTTAAACAGGAGAGGGCCTACTAGTTGACATATAAGCTATTTGCATTTCATTTCATAAGCATCCACTTACGAATTGCTTAGTTCAAtgtaaattaactaaaaataaaaatgaaagagtaAGTCGATTCTTTAGAATTTCCAACAAACTCGAAGgtaaaatgataagaaaagCAAAGATAATGGCAAGTAGAGGTTTTGATTCTCAGTCCAACTTTCAATGACTCTTTTTGGTAACTTAAGTCAATTTTGGCAAGCTTAGGGTTTCATTGGCATGATCACAAGATTTTCTAGTTAGAATCTATCGAGAATCTAggaatattattatttgaatgtTTCTCCTTAATTTAAAGTttactatttatctatttattattagtttgaattagacTAGAATATAAAGTTGAAAGTAGAAGTTTAATATTACTTTGAATTAGAGTAGGAGATAGAGTTTAAATTAGAGTAGAGGtctattattaatttgaattagagTGGGAGATAGAATTTGAATTATAGTAGAACTcaaatgtgtttatatataaatattcatcatcatcaatgagAATGAgatatcatatttttctttatattattctttctcaatatggtattagagcatAGTGTCACAAGCTGATTCCAAATGAGACTCCCCATGGCTTATATAGAGtcaggaagcttctggagactcctagagtgggaagagtgtggaaggttctagagaagcctggaggaatccacacaattctacaccatggtggaaggcatgagaggagtccggggctttctagagaaatctagaagactcttgtatatacttgtatataggcttgtacctagaatgatgtaggacagTCTAGAATGgtcttgagttgtaaggaaccctccaaggttccagagagttccattggtgtctataaataggtgagggcctcatttggccaaggcaccaagcaagtgagcatccaagcacttgtaaaggcttctttGAATAAgaaagagcttccattctttaaggggttgcctactaagcttcttaagctttcgagtcgcgagtgtcttagccgggCGAGCTAAAGCAtcggggagcaaggctgacttagcaagattaAGCGTCTtagcttgtctaagtgccgcacgagcttagtgaacgactaagtccgtgacaataGGCTCTTTAACAAAAAATTCCCATGGTGAAGACAACTATGACTGGGGCTAGCGAAAATTCATCCTCCTCAGTTACAACAGAGGATGACCAGACAAATCATGTTGCCTCCCGATATCTCATCATTTAGTTCTACCATTCGATTAACAGTTCATAAACTGAATagtaagaattatttaaaatggaCCCAGACTATGAAACCAGCAATCGATGATGATAAAGGAATGCTTGGACACCTAACTGGTAAGGTAAAGAAACCAGCCACAAATGATCCAAAGTTAGCAGCATGGAGATCAGAAAATTCCATGATAACAACTTGGCTTATCAACTTGATGGAGCCAAAAATAGGGAAGCCCTATCTCTTCATAAAAACTGCCAAGGAAGTGTGGGAGGCAATCCGAGAAACCTACTCAAATCTAGAAAATTCTGCTtgatatttgatttaaaatcaaaGTTGTGGCAATCCAAACAAGGGGATCGTGGTGTGACTGAGTATTATAACGAGATGTTGATTTTATGGTATGAGTTAGATTTGTGTTATGAAGAGGTAGGGGAAAACCCTAGGAATAGTGCAAGGTACATGAAGTGAGGAGAGAATGACAGTCTTTGTTTTCTTGTCGGGACTGAACAAAGACCTTAATGAAGTGAGAGGTCGAATTCTATGGAAAAAACCATTACCATCTCTCCGAGAAGTTTTTTCTAAAGTTAGAAGAGATGATGCTAGAAGATCCATTATGATGAACCTTGAGTCACCAAGGGCTAGAATAGAATTTGATAGTTTTTCCCTTGTTACTAAGGGGTTTgatcaagaaagagaaaaaaggaatTCTAAAAAGGGCGATAGACCATGGTATGACCACTATACAAAACCCTGGCATACTTGTGACACCCACTAAAAGATTCATGACAAGCCATCAAACTAGAAGAAGAAACCTAGCGGGGAGAGTCGTGCCTACCAAGCCAGAAGTAATGAACATGGGCAGCAACCTTCCTTAGAAACACCTCCTTTTACTAAGGATCAAATAGAGCATCTGTACAAACTTATTCAATGTTAGGTCTCTTTAAATCAATCCCCTTCTTGTTCCTTATCCCAAAAATGTAATCATCTTCTCACAACCCTTGTTCACCTTGATTCAAATTGCCCATAATCATAGATTCTAGTGCAATCGATCATATGACCAAATcttcaaatttgttttcttatagTCCCTGTGTaggaaacaaaaagataaaaatagtAGATGGATCTCTTTCGACTATTGCTAGAAAAGGATCTACCAAATTTTCCTTACTTCTTACACTCCATAATGTTCTTTATGTTCTTAATTTGTCTTGCAATTTATTGTTTGTCAGTAAATTAACCTCTCATTTAAAGTGTCAAGCTAATTTTTTCTCATCTCAATGTGAATTCCAAGATTTAAACTTGAGGAAGATGATTGGCGATGCTAGACAAAGTGGAGGACTTTATTTCTTTGAAGATCGAATCAAACTAGGTAGACAAGCTCAGAGTACTTGTTTGAATCTATTTTAGTAACTAGTGAGAATAAAATGTTGTTATGGAATTTTAAGTTAGGACATCccaattttcaatatttgaaacATTTATTTCAAAAGGCGTTTATTAATAAAGATCCATCTTCATTCCATTGTGAAATTTGTGAACTTGCAAAGCATCATCGTGCATTTTTTCCTTTACAACCCTATAAAGGGTCTAAACCCTTTTTTGTAATACATGATGATGTTTAGGGACCTTCTAGGGTCAGCACTtcttcaggaaaaaaaaaagtggtttatCACATTTATAAATGATCATATAAGGGTTTCTTTGGTGTATTtgctaaaagaaaaatcagaagTAGTACaagtgtttaaaattttttagaaaatggtcAAAACACaatttcatacaaaaatattcaaattttcagaACTGGTAATGAAACAGAATACTTTAATCAATTGTTGGGAAACAACTTTCCAGAAAATGGTATAATGCATCAAAGTTTTTGTGTTGATACacctaaaaaaaatggagtGGCAGAAAGAAAGAATAGACATCTTTTAGAAGTTGTTGGAAGTTGCTAGATCACTCATCTTTTCAACAAAAGTTCTCAAATATCTTTAGAGTTAAGCTATTTTAACCACCACCTATTTGATCAATAGGATGCCTACTAGGGTTTCAAAATATCAAACTCCACTTGGTTTTTTCAACATGTGTTTTCTTACTTCACAGATTTCAATGAATTTATCTTCGAAAATTTTTGTTGCACTACATTTATTCATGTCCATAATCATAATCGTGGAAAATTTGATCCTAGAGCATCCAAATGCATATTTGTTGGATATTCTTCAACACAAAAAGGATAGAAATGCTTTGATCCACATACCAAAAGAATGTTTATAACAATGAACGTCACTTTCTTTTAAACTAGACCCTATTTTAAATGATCATCCTCAGGGGGAGAATAAAAGTGTAGATTTCATTCCTAGTGAGGTGTCTGAGTTAGACCAACCACTATTCCAACCCACCTTAGTTCAATAGTGATGAGAAACTCCAGGAAAATTTCTAGAAAAATCtctagaaaaaatagaaaaacaaccACCTGTGCTTGATGAGTTTATTGGTAGTAGACAAACTTTGGGAACAAATGATTTAACTATTGAAAATGTTGGACAAACTACCTTAATGCCAACACATGATCAAGATCATGAAACTATTGAATTCaatgaaaatacaaataaaaacaatcaaGAGCTTCGTGTCTACTCAAGGAGAAACCATATTCAAAAAATGGTGGAACCTACTTTACAACAAGGCCATGAATCTGTCTCGAGAACAGATCCAATCTCACCACTTGAGAAAGGTAAGGCTTCATCTAAACCATGTTCTTCTTCCAATATTAAACATGAAGAGTCTCTTAGTGATCTGGATGTCCCTATTGCATTTCAAAAAGGTGTTAAGTCTTAGTCAACATCCTATGTCCAATTTTGTGTCTTATAAGAATTTGTCATCTTCCATGGTCGCATTTACCTCTCAACTTTCTAGTGTAGAAATTCCAAAGAATGTAAAGGATGCTCTAAAAATTCCAGAGTGGAAGGAGGCTGTTTTTTAGGAAATGAGGACCCTTGAGAAGAATAAGACTTGGGAGGTGGTAGCTCGACCTAAAAGGAAGACTATTGTTTGCTCCAAGTGGGTGTTcactatcaaatataattttgatgGCTCTCTACAAAGGTACAACAAGGCGCACCTTGTTGCCAAGGGATTTACACATACATATGGGATTGACTACTCAAAAACCTTTTTTCTCattgcaaaattaaatacaatCAGAGTTCTTTTATCAATTGCTACAAATCCGGATTAGCCACTACAACAActggatgttaaaaatgttttcctcAATAGAGACCTAAAggaggaagtgtatatggaTCTACTCCTGGCTTTGATAAAAGGGTTGGCCCAAAGGTTTGTAAACTATAGAAGTCTTTATATGACCTTAAGCAATCTCCTTGGACTTGGTTTGAGAGACTCACCTACTTTATGaataaaataggtttttatcAGAGACAAACAGATCATACCCTATTTCTAAAATACTCTCTAGGAGGTAAAGTTACAATTTTAATagtctatgtggatgacattattcTAAGCAGAGATAATATGGTTGGGATGAATCATTTGAAGAAGTGTCTAACTactgaatttgaaattaaaggtCTTGGAGCCTTGAGTTGATCTCCTATAGGAAATAGGAATGAGTGGTTGTAGACCTTTAGATACCCCTATAAATCCTAATGAAAAGCTCGGAAAGCTAGAAATTAGGGTTTCGGTGGAGACTACAAGGTACCAAAAATTGGTTGGTAAGTTGATTTACCTATCTCACACTCGACCGGATATTCTTTGCAGTTAGTATGGTAAGTCAATATATGCATTCACCTTTTGAAGCACATCTTGAAGTAGTTTATAGAATTTTAAGGTACTTGAAGAATACACTAGGAAAAAGACTATTTTTTAAGAAGAATGAGTAGCAAGGAGTTGAAGTATACACAAATGCAAACTGGGCTTGTTCAGTAACTAATAAGAGATCAACCTCAGGGTATTGCACATTTATATGGGGAAATTTGGTTACTTGGAGGAGTAAAAAATAGTGTGGTGGTCTGGATAAGTGCAAAGGTAGAATTTAGAGCGATGGCACATGGGGTTTATGAAGTGTTGTAGCTAAAGCAAGTCCTGAAAGAGCTGAGATAACCTGTTGTTAGACCCTTTGAAGCTTTATTGCGATAATAAAGTTGcaattaatattacaaataatCTAGTTCAGCATGATAGGACTAAACATGTGGAGATTGATAAACATTTCTTAAAGGAAAAACTTGAAGTTGATATCATATGTACGCCATTTGTTCCAACTACCCAACAACTAGCTGACATCCTAATCAAGGGACTTCATAAACTAGTTTTTGAACATCTAACAAGCAACTTGGGCATGATAGATATccatgcaccaacttgaggagAAGTGTTGAGAATCTAGTCCAAGAAGCTTTAACCTCAAAACCATGGAGGCAGACCATGAACAAGGAGATCAGAGCGCTGGAAAAATATCAGACTTAGgaagttgttgatttattgAAGGAAGGACTGTGGACTGCAAATAGACTTTTACAGTCAAGTACAAAGCTGATGGCGTTTTGGACAAATCCTGCTAGGGGCAAATGGGTACACTCAATCGTATATGAAACATTTGAACCAATGGCTAAAATGTACACGATCAGAATTCTTTTATCCTTGACAGAAAATAAGGATTGGTCTTTATATCAatttgatgtgaagaatgcttTCCTCCATGGAGACTTTGAAGAATACCACATGGATGTTCCAACAGTGTATGAGCATAAATCACACCTTATTCATAAAAAGGTCCTCTATTGGAAGAGTCACTGCCCTAATTGTATACGCAAATGACATTGAAGAAATGATgggattaaaaatttaattagcaaaagaatttgaaatcaaaaaCTTGGGGAACTTAAGATTTTCTTGGAATTGAAGTTACTAGATCTAAGCTGAGGATCttcatttcttaataaaaataaaccctAGATCTTCTCCAACAGGCAGGTATGCTTGACTGCAAGCCCGTTAATACTCCAATAGAGCCCAACTACAAGTTGGGATTAAAAAAGGGAAGAACTAATGGTTGACTGTGTGATGTACCAATGAATGGTCAGAAAACTGATCTACTTGTCACATGCAAGGCCAGACATAGCCTATGCAGTTAGTGTAGTGAGTCAGTTCATGCATGCCCCACTTCGATCATACCTTGATGCACTTTATAGAATCATCAAATACTTGAAAGGGACACCAGGCATGGGACTTTGATTTCATAAAGACAAGGAGCTAAAGTTGGAAGCTTATACTAATGTCAATTGAGTTGGATCCATGGTAGATAAGTGGCCAACTACTATTTAGTTACCTAGAGAAGTAAGAAACAACCAATGGTTGTTTGCTCTCATGCAAAGGCAAAATTCAAAGCCATGGATCAATGGTGACCTACTTTGGCTGAAATAGCACCCTCAGATTTGAAGGTGGAAGTGAAGAATCCAATGATGTTATAGTATAATAATAAAGTAGCTATAAATATAGCCCATAATCTAGAATATCATGACTGGACCAAATATGTGGAAGTGGATAGACATTTCATCAAGCAAAACTTGGACTTGAGACAAGTTTGCACTCCATATATTTCATCCTCTAAACAGCTAGCTAATATGCTCACTAAAAGATTTAGAGTacaatttttcttcagattattTATAAGTTTGGTACACAAAATATCTTTGCACCAACTTTGAGAGGAGTGTTGGAATAGTTGACCTATTATTTTCAGCTTTCAATAAATAGGCTGCTTAGATATAACTGTAATTTAGATCCtatatttaactaattaaaaactcttttaataaaaataaataattgaaaggCTTTCACCCATCCCTTAAGCCTTGCAAATGGCCTTAACCAAGGGTCAATCAACTTGTGTTATGTTATCACCTTTAAAACCACTAGTTTAACAATTATAATACAAAGAACCTTGTAAAATTGAgagaatttattataaaaagtaCCTTGAGTAGTCCTGCAATAGATGAAGAAAAATCTCTACTTCTAGGTCTTCAGTTGACAATTTGCTTGAACAAGggacatttaatttttttcgcACACCAAGCAGGACATTTCTATAAGAAGGCCTCCAACCCCTACAGAGAACGTAGAAAGCAACTAATCAGAAAGTTGTCAAATGAATTTACACTATGATCATAgtatccatttaaaaaataaacttaaacaGATATGATTACCAGTTTGCACCATAATAAACAATCATGAATCAGTTTTCGCCTTGGAACTTAGATGTTAACAATACATAGGAATATTtgcttaaggaaaaaaaaaaacaaaagtcttCTACCCATCTAAATTTTATGCTAAACTTAATACCCACTCATTGACTTAGTCAAAGCCAAGACTgaagcaagaaaaataaaactgcCAATCATTGGCTAAGTAATTCAACAACCTTAATGTAGACCGAGCATCAGCTGCAAGGAATAAGAACCTCGACTCGAGACTAGAAATAAAATCTTCTCGCTCTTCAAGGTCTTCTTCAATCATGGCATAGTCAACATCAGCTCTCCTTGATATTGATTTTAACAAAGGACTGAAGTAGCTGAACAAGAGCACAATTCAACATCACATTGAAAGATTAAATAACACTTCAAAATCACCTTAGAACTACTGTTCAAGACTGTTGCACCACCATTTGATATGGAAAGCAGAGAAATTGAACTTCAACTGGCAAGTACCAGTTTGGTAGCAGAAATGAAAAAGAGATTTTTgtaaaatgtaatttcttttttattaaatgaaaacaatgaaCAGATTCAGAAATCATTTTCACGTCATTTTTACTTCTAAATTACTTGCATTGTTATTTTtaactccaaaaataatattttgaaatttcttgaaaatgacCCATTTCCAGGACATTGTTTCAAAATagcttttgaaaatatgttgcCAAACATATTTCCTCGGCCATTTTCACTTTCCCTCATTCagaaaatttatgcattttccAAAAAAGTGCCCCTCCTAATGGAAAGAAAGCATAAGTGCccttatttttccaaatatatataagaaaaaaaaattacaacacaAGTCATTAAGTCTCCTGGATTCCAGGTACTGCAATGCCCATTCACCGAAGCAATTTGGAAAATCACCATGCCTAACACCATTTAATTTACtcaatttttttccctcctttttcCCTTTCAGAGACCAAATAAAACAGGttgattaaaagaaattataccTGGGGCCAAAAAGGATCCTCTCAAGTTCAAACAACTCAGAGTCAGTTGCCAGTTCAAGCACTGGCCTAAGCTCGGGATCAAAAGCACCTGCCAATCAAATTTCAAGATGCAGACACCTATGAAACAGAAAACCCAgatgaaaaagagagaaagagaaccACAAACCTTGTCCATTTCTTGAAATTGAAGAATGAGAGGAAAACACAAGGCCCAGAGTGATTTTGGTTGAAGGAGAACGAGACCTGAAAATCTGTACAGGGAAAAAAACGATAAGTAGAGAAAAGGGAATGAAGATTTTGGAATTGAGAAGGAGAAGCTTACCGGATAATTGGGTTTTGTGGAATGCGGATGGAGGAGGGTGAAGGAGAGGTGGACAGCCACTGCTGACATCTTCCCGGCTCCCAGTTGAAGTGTGCGATTTCTACTCCAACTATTTTCTCTatagttaaaatattttctctcCACTCCTCAAATTATTtaccaaataaatatttttctttttctaatgtccaataataaaaataaaaaatattctttatttttaaaattaaaaaaataaagaatataaaatttaaagtatttacaatttcaaaaaatctattttaaaaaaaaataaaaacccacgcatcctttcttgtttttaatttttgaaaataaaatgaaataaagaacaactaatttttaaaaacaagaaaaagaaaatataaagaattatttttaaatattaaaaaattcattgtaTTGTTTGACAGTTgttatttgttttctatttttaaaaaattaaattaaatagaaaacaatttatatagaatatgtaggagttattttcattaatttttaaaaataaaagaaaaaaatttaaaaaaaatcataaaaatcaaataaaattgaatcataatatcattttaataatcaaataaaattcaactataatgtcatttttcttctctctagtccaatactaatataaaaaatattcaaatatcatCCTCCTTTGaattacatgttttttttttaatttcttttaacttttccaaattttttcattaagtaaataaatttcacatcaaattatacttgatatataaaatgactaatctttaaaaataatttgaaacttaaaaactaatttaactAACTAGAAAGTCATGAAactcaataatattaaaaagtaataaaccaaaatttattttgaatgacttggataatttcttctttacatatacttttattttcataaattttttctttaggtaaataaatttaaaatcaagtaAGACTTAACACATTGAATTCATTAACGAAATTAgcgatttttaaaaataacttctcAAATGATGAACCAactaatattagaaaattatagataaaaattagtttagaaTGAATCTATTCTTTATCCTTTATATAGAAccatattttttagattttttcactaaacaaataaacttcaaattaaacaagacttgatatataaaatttattaacaagtctagtcatttttaaaaatgatttaaaacttatggataaaaattggtcCATAATGACTCTATTATATCTTTGttgcacataattatattttaatatgttttttattaccaaaaaaaaaaattcaaaatcaaatgacattttgaattaaatttattaatgagtttaatcatttttaaaaataatttgaaactaaaaaaaaaatagatctaatcactacaaaaaataatagaccaaaatcaataaactaagtcatgagcttatattgtttctcatatatatacaattatattttttgaattttttcactcggtaaatagtttttaaattggggtataattaataatttaattttttttacttaatcttttaatttctaagaataatttggaattaaaaaGTGATCCAATTAATtgcaaattaaatcaaatcattctAAAATCTTGTATTTATAATTGAGTACTAAATATGTGCATGTAATAAAAAACTTAActcatttacatgttaaaaacGATGTGTATATGTAATGAAAAACTTGACTCataaaatgtattaattttttaaacttttttgaaactcaaaaaccgATTTAAGTACTAGAAAGTCATAAACTCAATAACATTagaaaatcaa of Vitis vinifera cultivar Pinot Noir 40024 chromosome 17, ASM3070453v1 contains these proteins:
- the LOC100243690 gene encoding uncharacterized protein LOC100243690 isoform X2 produces the protein MSAVAVHLSFTLLHPHSTKPNYPIFRSRSPSTKITLGLVFSSHSSISRNGQGAFDPELRPVLELATDSELFELERILFGPSYFSPLLKSISRRADVDYAMIEEDLEEREDFISSLESRFLFLAADARSTLRGWRPSYRNVLLGVRKKLNVPCSSKLSTEDLEVEIFLHLLQDYSSEESGALSKSWENSKASTSHGNLEFGLSQWKVQAVAALGAGASELRSIILKGGSMLTLGKIYHLLARRLSGKLFLEAANYQIKNEVIKKGGQLAAINLESRAALLAAKQGFAGAASRYLGLRSTIALFGPVLWGTFLADVVIQMLGTDYARILRAIYAFAQVFQQSVWYHDI